The DNA window AAGAATAAAGGGTGAAAGGGTGATTGTATATTGTCTGAAATTTCTATGGTGGAAAACCTTTTAAAAGAATCATTTAAAGTATTAGATGGCACACCTCAGTATATTGGAATAGAAGAAATAGAGAGGGCGGACTTTGACCATAATAACTGGAAAGATAAGATAAATACTTTAAATGACTTTGCTATACAAAATAAACTTAGCAGAATTAGTGCTTTAATTAACAGATCTTCTGAACACTATTTGCTTCTTTCACAAATGTTAATTAATTTAGGATTTGAAAAGTATACTTCAAAAGTTGAAGTAGTTAGAGACTTAAATGATATTAATAACAATATAAAAGGGTATGATTGGCAATCATTAAGTGACTATAATATATCGGAAGATGAGTTTAAGAAAATTTGGGAGAAATGTATGTATGCGTCTGAAAACTCCCCAACTTCACTTACTATGGATGAACATCTAAACTCAGTGAAAAATGAAATAGGGGAGAATTGGAGTAAATCTTGTAATGTCATTTACTTAGAAGACAACCCCATTGGAATATCTATCCCCCATATAGAACGTGGCACTGTGGACGAAGGAAGGTTATTTTATTTTGAGATTTTACCTGAAGAGAGAGGGAAAGGACATAGTGTATCTATTCACTATCAGTCCATGAATTTACTAAAAGAATTGGGAGCAACCTATTACATAGGAATTACACATGAGACCAATAAAAAAATGCAAAAAGTATTTTTAAAAAATGGGTGTTCAATTAGGGCCGAAACAGAATCGTATTATAAATATATAGGTAATTAAGCCAATAGTTCTTTTACGGGTGGCTTTTCTTATTGAACTAACGCAGCAGTTTAGTGGAAGAAGCAAAAAAGGTTTCCGAAAGGGAGAGATTATGTGGATTTAAAAATATTAGCATCAGAAATAGCAAATATATATGAACAAAATCCAAAAGTTGAAGCCGTTTTATTAGGAGGTTCTGTATCACGAAATTGGCATGATGAATATTCGGATATTGAACTATTTGTTTTTTGGAAAGGAGCTCCTACTGACGAGGAAAGGAAGGCTCCAATCGTAGAATTAAATGGTAATATTATTGACTTTCACCCATATGAAGAAGAGGAATGGTCAGAAACTTACATAACTCAGGGTGTTAAATTAGAAATAAGCAATTTTCTAACAGATACAATTAACAAAGTTATAGGAGATGTAATTATATCTTATGATACGGATTTAGATAAGCAATGTATTGTAGCTACGGTTTATAACGGAGTTACCCTTAGCGGTGATTTTGTTATTAATTGCATGAAGGAGAAAGTAAGTAAATACCCTTATGAATTAAGTGTGGCTATGGTAAAGGAGAATATTTTTTTAGGAAACAGATGGACTAATCGTGAGGCTTTACTTGAGCGTAAAGATTGGTTAATGCTTTATAAAGTAATGGTAGCCGTTCAAACCAATTTGATGGGCGTATTATTCGGTTTAAACCGTCAATTCGTACACCATCCAGCCTTTAAGTGGCAAAAACATACACTCAGTTCAATGGAAATCACTCCTAAAAATATATCAAATCGCTTAGAGTCTATTTTTCTTGATGACCCAAAGGTTTCTATAAGAGAATTAGAAGTAATAATTGAGGAAATGTACGAACTAATACAACGTGAACTTCCTCAAATAGATTTATCTTTAGTTCTTGATAAATCGTTATTTTTGAGACCAAAAAGTGAAATATAATAGAAACCTTGTTAAGCTAACGAGTGCTTTATTTTAAGATCGTGGGTTGCTTAGGCAACTCTTTTTCATATTGAACTAACGCAGCAGTTTAGTTAAATAAGCAGGAGTTATTAATTGGAAGAAGAAATAGTAATTTATAAAAAAATTTTAAAAATAGACTTGGTGAAAGGGAGTTAGTTTATGAAAAAAAGAATTTACCTTTTTAGCATCACAATCGTAGCACTTCTTATTGGAATATCTGTTTTGACTATAGTGTTAGGAAACAATGACACTTCTGAAACAAAAGCCAAAGAAATAACCGAAGTTGAAATTGATGATGAATTTCTAAACAGCTTTAATAAAATTAACGTTGCATTGAAAGAGGATTCTCCAAATATTTATTCTTTTAAAAATATGAAATTGCACAACGGGGATCTATTCTTATTAAATGGAGAAAATACGGGTTTGGCATTAAAAAAAGGAGATAGTGTTGAGATAGACCTATCCATCATCCCAGATGGAACAAGTGCTACTGGAGTTGGTTACATATTGAATGGTAATTATACGAAGATTTTTTCTGCTTCCGTTACTGATCAGCTCAGGACAGACTTTTATGTAGAAGAGGATGGAGACTATATAATCTGTATTATCGGATTTAACGCAAACTTTATAACAATTAAGGATGGAGTTATTTCAACTAATTAAGTTTGATATAGGTGCTTAGATTAAGGGTTGCTTAGGCAACTCTTTTCTAATTGAACTAACGCAGCAGGATAGTTGAAGATAGGGAGAATAATAAGGGGGTATAATTATGAAAAAGTATTTTTTAATAGGATTAACAGTGTTCATATTTGGCTGTGAACCTGAAGAACAGAAAGTTGAATCAGAAGAAATCGAATCATTTGAGACTCGAATTGTAAGCGAAGAGGTAGAAATTTTAGAGGGTGCTTATTTAGCTGAAGATATTGAAGTAGACGTTACTGGGGATGGTGAAGAGGACCAAATTCTTCTGTATATTTCGCCACCTCCGATTTTTGATGATAATGGAAATGCTGCTTGGGATGACACTCATATTTGGCAATTGTTAGTAAAGGACGAAGAAGAAACATACGCCTTATTTAATGGCGATGTTCGTGGTACATTAGACTTTTGGATTATTGAAAAAGAAAATCGAAATGAGATTATACTGTTTAGCGATGGGCAAAGCCTAATGATGTATCGATACAAGTTTAATAAAGATGGATTTGATAAAGAAGAAATTTTATTAGAGGATTCTAATATTGTTAAACGTTCTTTATCGGAATGGTGAAAAGTTTCTCAGAAGTTCTTCAACTAACGAGGTGCTTTAGTTAAACAAGTGGCTGCCAGTAAGGGTAGCTAACGAAGCAGTTTAGTTGAATAAGAATTTTCTAATGAACTCCAATATAATTAATGTTTTTGAAACCGAAAAGACCTGTCTTTGGCAGGTTTTTTTGTTGTAGTTTAAGAAACAAAGGGAAAGGTATTTCGGCTTTATATTTTTTTAAAAATCAAATTTTATTATATGTGAGAAAAAAAGTCTATTTATTACGTTGTATATAGTGTGAGGGATTTTACAAAAAGTAAGGAGACAAATCTTATGAAATCTAACCACCATAATTTTATAAAACGGCTTAAACGTCAAAAAGAAGATGCTTTAGAATATACAGTTGATAAATATTTACCGTTAGTTAAGGGCATTACCTATAAAGTATTGTCACCATTAGGAAACCCTGGTCTAGTTGAAGAATGTATAAATGATGTTTTTTTAACTATTTGGCATCACGCAAATCAGTTTGAAGGGGACACTGATGATTTTCGGAAATGGCTCTGTGTGGTCACAAAATTTAAAGCAATTGATAACTATCGGATAGCAAATAAACGTGTTGAAGTTGAAATTGTTGGTACAAATGA is part of the Psychrobacillus sp. FSL H8-0483 genome and encodes:
- a CDS encoding sigma-70 family RNA polymerase sigma factor, giving the protein MKSNHHNFIKRLKRQKEDALEYTVDKYLPLVKGITYKVLSPLGNPGLVEECINDVFLTIWHHANQFEGDTDDFRKWLCVVTKFKAIDNYRIANKRVEVEIVGTNDLDVGSSPSVENEVLVTENKNELLKLMCGFEVLDRDIFMMRFFLDMTSEEIAKNIGITKAAVDNRIYRGKKRLKQQRTNNNLGGTFA
- a CDS encoding GNAT family N-acetyltransferase; amino-acid sequence: MSEISMVENLLKESFKVLDGTPQYIGIEEIERADFDHNNWKDKINTLNDFAIQNKLSRISALINRSSEHYLLLSQMLINLGFEKYTSKVEVVRDLNDINNNIKGYDWQSLSDYNISEDEFKKIWEKCMYASENSPTSLTMDEHLNSVKNEIGENWSKSCNVIYLEDNPIGISIPHIERGTVDEGRLFYFEILPEERGKGHSVSIHYQSMNLLKELGATYYIGITHETNKKMQKVFLKNGCSIRAETESYYKYIGN
- a CDS encoding DUF4037 domain-containing protein, with protein sequence MDLKILASEIANIYEQNPKVEAVLLGGSVSRNWHDEYSDIELFVFWKGAPTDEERKAPIVELNGNIIDFHPYEEEEWSETYITQGVKLEISNFLTDTINKVIGDVIISYDTDLDKQCIVATVYNGVTLSGDFVINCMKEKVSKYPYELSVAMVKENIFLGNRWTNREALLERKDWLMLYKVMVAVQTNLMGVLFGLNRQFVHHPAFKWQKHTLSSMEITPKNISNRLESIFLDDPKVSIRELEVIIEEMYELIQRELPQIDLSLVLDKSLFLRPKSEI